One stretch of Nitrospira sp. DNA includes these proteins:
- a CDS encoding BON domain-containing protein, translating to MQDSSKDPLISTTIEAKFAEDQQGGLSGIIVTTEEGTVTLTGTVQRAERKARAAELARQVKGVRRVKNDLEIRADPAP from the coding sequence ATGCAGGACAGCTCGAAGGACCCCCTGATTTCCACGACGATCGAAGCGAAGTTTGCAGAGGATCAGCAGGGGGGACTGTCCGGCATCATCGTGACCACCGAGGAGGGAACGGTGACACTCACCGGCACGGTGCAGCGGGCCGAACGCAAGGCGAGAGCCGCTGAACTGGCACGGCAGGTGAAGGGGGTGCGGCGCGTGAAAAACGATCTGGAGATTCGCGCCGACCCTGCGCCGTGA